The proteins below are encoded in one region of Streptomyces sp. NBC_00490:
- a CDS encoding M56 family metallopeptidase, which yields MTFCLLLLSAVALAAAVPAPRALTRAAWPEREPVVGLWVWQCLVATVLMCCLTALVLGAAAVFHTVRDHVFAPAPPAVTAAYDLSAAPVWAALLTLLLACGAAWTTAMLARELVEARRHRGVTRAQLRERAPELPGGLEKAARGPLLVLEDEYPDAWWMPGSPPQLVVTTGALHRLTDHQLDAVLTHERDHARSHHDWLLHLSTALATGFPRVPVFAHFCDETHRLVELAADDTASRRCGHLTTALALIELNQHRGVLSCSSSHRLLGERVDRLLEPRPRLLRRHRALTAAVAALVPLLPLLIAFGPGLTALA from the coding sequence ATGACGTTCTGCCTGCTCCTGCTGAGCGCCGTCGCGCTGGCCGCCGCCGTGCCCGCCCCCCGTGCGCTGACCCGGGCCGCCTGGCCCGAACGGGAACCCGTGGTGGGGCTCTGGGTGTGGCAGTGCCTGGTCGCCACCGTCCTGATGTGCTGTCTGACGGCCCTGGTGCTCGGCGCCGCCGCCGTCTTCCACACGGTCCGCGACCATGTCTTCGCCCCCGCGCCACCGGCGGTGACCGCGGCCTACGACCTGTCCGCCGCCCCCGTCTGGGCGGCCCTGCTGACCCTCCTGCTGGCCTGCGGGGCCGCCTGGACGACCGCGATGCTGGCCCGCGAGCTCGTGGAGGCGCGCCGCCACCGCGGCGTGACCAGGGCGCAGCTGCGCGAACGCGCCCCCGAACTGCCCGGCGGCCTGGAGAAGGCCGCGCGCGGCCCCCTGCTGGTACTGGAGGACGAATACCCCGACGCCTGGTGGATGCCGGGCAGCCCGCCCCAGCTCGTGGTGACGACCGGCGCCCTGCACCGCCTGACCGACCACCAGCTGGACGCCGTCCTCACCCATGAGCGCGACCACGCCCGCTCCCACCACGACTGGCTGCTCCACCTCTCGACCGCCCTCGCCACCGGCTTCCCCCGCGTGCCCGTGTTCGCCCACTTCTGCGACGAGACCCACCGCCTGGTCGAACTGGCCGCCGACGACACGGCCTCCCGCCGCTGCGGCCACCTCACCACCGCCCTGGCCTTGATCGAGCTGAACCAGCACCGGGGCGTCCTGTCCTGCTCCTCCAGCCACCGCCTGCTGGGCGAACGGGTCGACCGGCTGCTGGAACCCCGGCCGCGCCTGCTGCGCCGACACCGGGCACTCACGGCGGCAGTGGCGGCCCTGGTCCCCCTGCTGCCCCTCCTGATCGCGTTCGGCCCAGGGCTGACAGCACTGGCCTGA
- the fahA gene encoding fumarylacetoacetase — MPPFDLPEGDPFGPHNLPYGVFSVGEQGDRTVGVRLGDHVLDAGAAAHALGSPYATLLARPSLNPLLAAGRTTWSDVRRALTAWVTVPSHQSVVQEFLHPLSSVTLHLPFEVADYVDFYASENHARNVGQIFRPDAADSLTPNWKHLPIGYHGRSGTVVVSGTDVVRPSGQRKAPSDTEPVFGPSVRLDIEAEVGFVVGVPSAMGSPVALGDFREHVFGLCLLNDWSARDIQAWEYVPLGPFLGKSFATSVSAWITPLDALEEARVAPPERTHELLPYLDDSAPGDGPGGYDLRISVSINGHLVSEPPFSTMYWTAAQQLAHMTVNGASLRTGDLYGSGTVSGPSEHQRGSLLELTWNGRDTLELPDGKRTFLEDGDVVTLSAWAPGPDGVRVGLGEVVGQVVSR; from the coding sequence ATGCCCCCCTTCGATCTCCCCGAGGGCGACCCCTTCGGCCCGCACAACCTTCCGTACGGCGTCTTCTCCGTGGGAGAGCAGGGCGACCGGACCGTCGGCGTCCGGCTCGGCGACCACGTACTCGACGCCGGCGCGGCGGCCCACGCCCTGGGCTCCCCGTACGCCACCCTGCTCGCCCGGCCGTCCCTGAACCCGCTGCTCGCGGCGGGCCGCACCACGTGGTCGGACGTACGGCGGGCCCTGACGGCATGGGTGACCGTGCCCTCGCACCAGTCGGTCGTCCAGGAGTTCCTGCACCCGCTCTCCTCGGTGACCCTGCACCTGCCCTTCGAGGTCGCGGACTACGTCGACTTCTACGCCTCCGAGAACCACGCCCGCAACGTCGGCCAGATCTTCCGCCCCGACGCCGCGGACTCCCTGACCCCCAACTGGAAACACCTGCCGATCGGCTACCACGGCCGCTCGGGCACGGTCGTGGTGTCGGGGACGGACGTCGTACGACCGTCCGGCCAGCGCAAGGCCCCCTCGGACACGGAACCCGTCTTCGGCCCGTCGGTCCGCCTGGACATCGAGGCGGAGGTCGGCTTCGTGGTCGGCGTGCCCTCGGCCATGGGCTCGCCCGTGGCGCTGGGCGACTTCCGCGAGCACGTCTTCGGCTTGTGCCTCCTCAACGACTGGTCCGCGCGCGACATCCAGGCCTGGGAGTACGTCCCCCTCGGCCCGTTCCTCGGCAAGTCCTTCGCCACCTCGGTCTCCGCGTGGATCACCCCGCTGGACGCGCTGGAGGAGGCGCGGGTGGCGCCACCGGAGCGGACCCACGAACTGCTGCCGTACCTCGACGACTCGGCCCCCGGGGACGGTCCGGGCGGCTACGACCTCCGTATCTCCGTGTCGATCAACGGGCACCTGGTCTCCGAGCCCCCCTTCTCCACCATGTACTGGACCGCCGCGCAGCAACTGGCCCACATGACGGTGAACGGCGCCTCCCTGCGGACCGGCGACCTCTACGGCTCCGGAACCGTCAGCGGACCCTCCGAGCACCAACGCGGCTCCCTGCTGGAACTGACCTGGAACGGCCGCGACACCCTCGAACTCCCCGACGGCAAACGGACCTTCCTGGAGGACGGGGACGTGGTGACCCTGTCGGCGTGGGCACCGGGGCCGGACGGGGTGCGGGTGGGGCTGGGTGAGGTCGTGGGGCAGGTGGTGTCGCGGTGA
- a CDS encoding glycoside hydrolase family 53 protein produces MRRRSVLTAAGAAALAVPVLGAAPAAASAGGRRGLDIRAMDISSLPKNEDHGAVYRTADGRREDPVRLLAHAGITHARLKVWVNPVDGYNDKARVLPLARRLRRAGIGIWIDFHYSDTWADPAHQTKPAAWADLDITGLTRAVYDHTADVLGALKRQGTPADLVQVGNEINGGMLWPEGKNWGSDSGGWGNLAALLKSGLRAARDTSPRIRTMLHIAAGGDNGTSRWWFDTAVSYGLDFDIIAQSYYPFWHGTLETAAANFADLTARYGKPVVIAETAYPFTLGSEDDINDILNSPSQLTPGFPATPEGQAAWLRAVADLAAAVPGGQGLGYCYWEGAWTYRAGSGWNPQDPGSGNAWENLALFDFDDRALPGLRTLGRYRS; encoded by the coding sequence ATGCGCAGACGCAGTGTTCTCACCGCTGCGGGAGCCGCCGCGCTGGCCGTTCCCGTGCTGGGGGCGGCACCCGCGGCCGCCTCCGCGGGCGGTCGCCGTGGGCTGGACATCCGGGCCATGGACATCTCCTCGCTGCCCAAGAACGAGGACCACGGCGCCGTGTACCGCACGGCCGACGGCCGCCGCGAGGACCCGGTCCGCCTCCTCGCCCACGCGGGCATCACCCACGCCCGGTTGAAGGTCTGGGTGAACCCGGTCGACGGCTACAACGACAAGGCCCGCGTCCTGCCGCTCGCCCGCCGTCTGAGACGGGCCGGCATCGGCATCTGGATCGACTTCCACTACTCCGACACCTGGGCCGACCCGGCGCACCAGACGAAGCCGGCCGCGTGGGCGGACCTGGACATCACGGGTCTGACGCGCGCCGTCTACGACCACACGGCCGATGTGCTCGGCGCCCTGAAGCGGCAGGGCACCCCGGCCGACCTCGTGCAGGTCGGCAACGAGATCAACGGCGGCATGCTCTGGCCCGAGGGCAAGAACTGGGGCAGCGACAGCGGGGGTTGGGGCAACCTGGCCGCCCTCCTGAAGTCCGGCCTGCGCGCCGCCCGCGACACCTCGCCGCGTATCCGCACGATGCTGCACATCGCCGCGGGCGGCGACAACGGCACGTCCCGCTGGTGGTTCGACACCGCGGTGTCCTACGGCCTCGACTTCGACATCATCGCCCAGTCGTACTACCCGTTCTGGCACGGCACCCTGGAGACCGCCGCCGCCAACTTCGCGGACCTCACCGCCCGTTACGGCAAGCCGGTCGTGATCGCCGAGACCGCGTACCCGTTCACGCTGGGCAGCGAGGACGACATCAACGACATCCTCAACAGCCCCTCGCAGCTCACCCCCGGCTTCCCCGCGACCCCCGAGGGCCAGGCCGCCTGGCTGCGCGCGGTCGCCGACCTCGCCGCCGCCGTCCCCGGCGGACAGGGCCTCGGCTACTGCTACTGGGAAGGCGCGTGGACCTACCGCGCAGGCAGCGGCTGGAACCCGCAGGACCCGGGATCGGGCAACGCCTGGGAGAACCTGGCGCTGTTCGACTTCGACGACAGGGCACTGCCGGGGCTGCGGACGCTGGGCCGCTACCGGTCGTAA
- a CDS encoding HAD family hydrolase, producing the protein MAAPTAYSLVATDLDGTLLRGDDTLSDRSLAALARVAEAGARHLVVTGRPAPRVRPLLDDLGSTGLAVCGQGAQVYDAGADRLLWSVTLDRELAETALGKIEAEVGQVYAAVDQDGVDGLTLIEPGYLMPHPTLPAVRVDRRDDLWCAPISKVLLRHPALSDDELAATARGVVGSLATVTMSGPGTVELQPCGITKATGLALAADHLGLGPQHTIAFGDMPNDIPMFDWAAHGVAMANAHPELKAVADEVTMSNEDDGIAVVLERLFRQA; encoded by the coding sequence ATGGCCGCACCCACCGCATATTCACTCGTCGCCACTGACCTGGACGGAACCCTGCTCCGGGGCGACGACACGCTCTCCGACCGTTCGCTCGCCGCGCTCGCGCGAGTGGCGGAGGCCGGGGCCCGGCATCTGGTGGTGACCGGCCGGCCGGCCCCGAGAGTGCGGCCGCTCCTCGACGACCTGGGCAGCACGGGGCTCGCGGTGTGCGGGCAGGGCGCGCAGGTGTACGACGCCGGCGCGGACCGTCTGCTGTGGTCGGTGACCCTGGACCGGGAGTTGGCCGAGACCGCGCTCGGCAAGATCGAGGCCGAGGTCGGTCAGGTGTACGCAGCCGTCGACCAGGACGGCGTCGACGGCCTCACGCTCATCGAGCCGGGCTATCTGATGCCGCACCCCACCCTCCCCGCCGTACGGGTCGACCGCCGCGACGACCTGTGGTGCGCGCCCATCAGCAAGGTCCTGCTCCGCCACCCCGCCCTGTCCGACGACGAGTTGGCGGCGACGGCCCGTGGAGTCGTCGGTTCCCTCGCGACGGTGACGATGTCGGGCCCCGGCACCGTCGAACTCCAGCCATGCGGCATCACCAAGGCGACGGGCCTCGCCCTGGCCGCCGATCACCTGGGCCTCGGCCCCCAACACACCATCGCCTTCGGCGACATGCCCAACGACATCCCCATGTTCGACTGGGCGGCTCACGGGGTCGCGATGGCCAACGCCCACCCCGAACTCAAGGCCGTGGCCGACGAGGTGACGATGTCGAACGAGGACGACGGCATCGCCGTCGTCCTCGAAAGACTCTTCCGACAGGCTTAG
- a CDS encoding transglycosylase SLT domain-containing protein: MPAAAQHRRTRTSRLARKLAVAGTGIAVLALPVIGATSASAATPTVATATSLGYTDTLDGWIRASLQVMAQNGIPGSYDSIYRNIIRESSGNPFAINNWDSNAAAGTPSKGLLQVIDPTFQAYHVSGTSWDPYDPVANITAACNYAAQRYGSIDNVWGAY, from the coding sequence ATGCCTGCTGCCGCTCAGCACCGTCGCACCAGAACGTCCCGCCTCGCCCGCAAGCTCGCCGTCGCCGGTACCGGCATCGCGGTGCTCGCGCTCCCGGTCATCGGCGCGACCAGCGCCTCCGCCGCCACCCCGACCGTGGCCACGGCGACCTCGCTGGGCTACACCGACACCCTCGACGGCTGGATCCGGGCGTCGCTCCAGGTCATGGCCCAGAACGGCATCCCCGGGTCGTACGACAGCATCTACCGCAACATCATCCGCGAGTCGTCCGGCAACCCCTTCGCCATCAACAACTGGGACTCCAACGCGGCCGCCGGCACCCCCTCCAAGGGCCTGCTCCAGGTGATCGACCCCACCTTCCAGGCGTACCACGTGTCCGGCACCTCGTGGGACCCCTACGACCCGGTCGCCAACATCACCGCCGCCTGCAACTACGCGGCGCAGCGGTACGGGTCGATCGACAACGTGTGGGGCGCGTACTAG
- a CDS encoding polyprenyl synthetase family protein gives MTVVGPFGLSVRDQALEADVQAGLAAVEEGLLEATKSEVPFITEAAQHLVRAGGKRFRPLLVMLAAQFGDPDAPGVVPSAVVVELTHLATLYHDDVMDEASVRRGVDSANTRWGNSVAVLTGDFLFARASHILADLGPEAVRVQAEAFERLVTGQILETAGPVDGRDPVEHYLDVLGGKTGSLVAVSCRFGAMMSGADETVVDVLTQYGERLGVAFQLADDVLDIASDSRESGKTPGTDLREGIPTMPVLRLRERAARLGLAEDIALCELLDSDLADDARHAEALTKLRAHPALEQARRDTVRFAEEARAALAPLPEGDVKAALMEMCDAVVHRAG, from the coding sequence GTGACCGTCGTCGGGCCGTTCGGGCTGAGCGTGCGGGACCAGGCTCTGGAAGCCGATGTCCAGGCCGGATTGGCGGCCGTCGAGGAGGGTTTGCTCGAAGCCACCAAGAGTGAGGTCCCGTTCATCACGGAGGCCGCGCAGCACCTCGTACGGGCGGGCGGAAAGCGCTTCCGTCCGCTGCTCGTGATGCTCGCCGCCCAGTTCGGCGACCCCGACGCCCCCGGAGTCGTGCCGTCGGCCGTGGTGGTGGAGCTGACCCACCTGGCGACGCTCTACCACGACGACGTGATGGACGAGGCGTCCGTGCGGCGCGGGGTCGACAGCGCGAACACCCGGTGGGGCAACTCGGTCGCGGTCCTCACCGGCGACTTCCTCTTCGCCCGCGCCTCCCACATCCTGGCCGACCTCGGTCCGGAGGCGGTCCGGGTGCAGGCCGAGGCGTTCGAGCGGTTGGTCACGGGCCAGATCCTGGAGACCGCGGGGCCGGTGGACGGCCGGGACCCGGTCGAGCACTACCTGGACGTGCTCGGCGGCAAGACCGGCTCGCTGGTCGCGGTGTCCTGCCGGTTCGGCGCGATGATGTCGGGCGCCGACGAGACGGTGGTCGACGTGCTGACGCAGTACGGCGAGCGGCTGGGCGTCGCCTTCCAGCTCGCGGACGACGTCCTGGACATCGCCTCGGACTCCCGTGAGTCCGGCAAGACCCCGGGGACGGATCTGCGCGAGGGCATCCCGACCATGCCGGTGCTGCGACTGCGGGAGCGGGCGGCGCGGCTGGGCCTCGCGGAGGACATCGCGCTGTGTGAGCTGCTGGACTCCGACCTGGCCGACGACGCGCGGCACGCCGAGGCGCTGACCAAGCTGCGGGCGCATCCCGCGCTGGAGCAGGCGCGGCGGGACACGGTGCGGTTCGCGGAGGAGGCCCGGGCGGCGCTCGCTCCGCTGCCGGAAGGCGATGTGAAGGCAGCGCTCATGGAGATGTGCGACGCGGTGGTGCACCGGGCGGGCTGA
- a CDS encoding CHRD domain-containing protein, protein MNATFSKRRKSLVVAAVAVAAAGGVAASVIPAFAAGGDRADHAGHSGGESVVSQSGALGGSGGTILAASLRGASEVPVQGGPAVNDEDGAALEFIKVKGDKVSVAVTWRGTGRPTLLHIHQGAKGTNGGVRVDFTKLLDKAKGHSVTGTVKVKDGALLDALKSDPGAFYANLHTAEFPGGAVRGQLHQVTVAGFDFRDALHNFQASVVKGRQIYECKPVEGGGYAFAQRDVSAALAGHIAHSFVEPNSGTPQWIARDGSAVTGSVVSRTPNGDGNIPELDLKATQSGKHHGLLADTTEILRLNTVGGVAPAGSCTPGAIVGVPYQADYVFLRG, encoded by the coding sequence ATGAACGCGACGTTCTCCAAGCGCCGTAAGAGCCTCGTCGTCGCCGCCGTAGCGGTGGCCGCCGCCGGTGGTGTCGCCGCCTCGGTGATTCCCGCCTTCGCCGCCGGAGGTGACCGCGCCGACCACGCGGGCCACTCGGGCGGCGAGAGCGTCGTCAGTCAGAGCGGAGCCCTCGGCGGCAGCGGCGGCACGATCCTCGCCGCGAGCCTCCGGGGCGCCAGCGAGGTGCCCGTCCAGGGCGGCCCCGCCGTGAACGACGAGGACGGCGCCGCACTGGAGTTCATCAAGGTCAAGGGCGACAAGGTGTCCGTCGCCGTGACCTGGCGCGGCACCGGCAGGCCCACCCTGCTCCACATCCACCAGGGCGCCAAGGGCACCAACGGTGGCGTCAGGGTCGACTTCACCAAGCTGCTCGACAAGGCCAAGGGCCACAGCGTCACCGGCACCGTGAAGGTGAAGGACGGCGCACTGCTCGACGCCCTGAAGTCCGACCCCGGCGCGTTCTACGCCAACCTGCACACCGCCGAATTCCCCGGCGGAGCCGTCCGCGGCCAGCTCCACCAGGTCACCGTCGCGGGCTTCGACTTCCGGGACGCGCTGCACAATTTCCAGGCGTCCGTCGTCAAGGGCCGGCAGATCTACGAGTGCAAGCCGGTCGAGGGCGGCGGGTACGCCTTCGCCCAGCGGGACGTCAGCGCCGCGCTCGCCGGCCACATCGCGCACTCCTTCGTCGAGCCCAACTCCGGTACCCCGCAATGGATCGCGCGGGACGGCAGCGCGGTCACCGGCTCGGTCGTCTCCCGCACGCCGAACGGCGACGGGAACATCCCCGAGCTGGACCTCAAGGCCACGCAGTCCGGCAAGCACCACGGCCTGCTCGCCGACACCACCGAGATCCTGCGCCTGAACACCGTCGGCGGCGTCGCCCCGGCCGGCTCCTGCACACCCGGCGCGATCGTCGGCGTGCCGTACCAGGCGGACTACGTGTTCCTGCGCGGCTGA